A single region of the Chryseobacterium sp. 6424 genome encodes:
- a CDS encoding dicarboxylate/amino acid:cation symporter — protein MKKLINNYSAIFLLLTGIFIGSLVGIFAPQAVIYLKPLGDIFLNLLFVSVVPLVFFAVANSIASLEQQSKFGKIVISMIGTFLLFIIVSAVFTIVAVYLFPTEALPSNGGEIPESGTSTSWNDRLVSFFTVGEFTELFSRKNMLALLIFAFLTGTAVRKAGKPAEIFAGFLASGFEVMKQLLLMVMKGAPIGLGAYFAYQVATMGPELFGFYAKPLGLYYVAGAIYLIVFFSLYAWTAKGSGGAKIFWKNNIYPSLTALSTCSSFATMPANLQAAARIGIPSSIANIVIPIGSTLHKQGSSMSSIIKIYVAFLIIGEDFFDPINLMLALGITIFVSIVAGGIPNGGYIGEMLMISVYNLPVEAIPAVMILGTLVDPLATVLNSTGDTVAAMFVTKISGEKFRPPQLE, from the coding sequence ATGAAGAAACTCATCAATAACTATTCCGCTATTTTCCTGCTTCTGACCGGAATTTTTATCGGAAGCCTGGTCGGCATTTTCGCTCCGCAAGCAGTTATTTACCTGAAACCCCTCGGCGACATCTTCCTCAACCTGCTGTTCGTGAGTGTGGTTCCGCTCGTATTTTTCGCGGTGGCCAACTCCATCGCTTCCCTTGAACAACAGTCGAAATTCGGTAAAATCGTCATCTCGATGATTGGCACATTCCTCCTGTTCATCATTGTTTCAGCGGTTTTCACAATAGTTGCGGTCTATCTTTTCCCCACCGAAGCACTGCCGTCAAATGGCGGCGAAATACCTGAAAGCGGAACCTCGACCTCATGGAATGACCGATTGGTGAGTTTCTTCACTGTAGGCGAATTTACAGAACTTTTTTCCAGAAAAAACATGTTAGCCTTATTAATTTTCGCTTTTCTTACCGGAACCGCTGTGCGCAAAGCTGGCAAACCGGCAGAAATCTTTGCGGGTTTCCTCGCATCGGGCTTCGAAGTGATGAAGCAGCTGCTCCTTATGGTGATGAAAGGCGCGCCCATCGGTCTGGGAGCGTACTTCGCTTACCAGGTAGCGACCATGGGACCAGAACTTTTTGGCTTTTATGCCAAACCGCTGGGTCTTTATTATGTGGCCGGCGCGATATACCTCATCGTGTTCTTCTCCCTGTACGCCTGGACCGCAAAAGGTAGCGGCGGCGCGAAAATCTTCTGGAAAAACAACATCTATCCCAGCCTCACCGCGCTTTCCACATGCAGCAGTTTTGCCACCATGCCCGCGAATCTTCAGGCAGCCGCGCGCATCGGCATTCCTTCATCCATCGCGAATATCGTGATCCCGATAGGCAGCACGCTCCACAAACAAGGTTCCTCCATGTCTTCAATCATTAAGATTTACGTCGCATTCCTGATTATTGGCGAAGATTTCTTTGATCCGATTAATCTCATGCTTGCGCTCGGCATCACGATTTTTGTGAGCATCGTGGCGGGTGGCATCCCGAACGGCGGCTATATCGGTGAGATGCTGATGATTTCGGTGTACAATCTTCCGGTGGAAGCTATTCCGGCTGTGATGATTTTAGGGACACTTGTGGATCCGCTCGCAACGGTACTCAATTCCACCGGTGATACTGTTGCGGCGATGTTTGTCACGAAGATTTCGGGTGAGAAATTCCGTCCGCCACAACTGGAGTGA